The Papaver somniferum cultivar HN1 chromosome 6, ASM357369v1, whole genome shotgun sequence genome segment AGTTCTAGATTTTTCCACTTTAAACATGTCACAGGTGAAAAAAACTACTTTCTTTGAAACTCTTCGTAAAGCCCTTCTTTGATTTAGCTTTATAAAAGTTTtcttattataaaaaaaatgtaACTTATTAGATTTATTGAAATTCAACCTTTTGCACAAAGAAAAGAAGTTTATTTCTCCCCATTGTGTTAACATTATCACGAAAAttataaataatttttaaaatttattCCTCTGTAACATatttttttcatgaaacaaaCATATTTCTTCACGAACAACGTTACAGATAGACATTTTTCTTTTAGacatattcctatgcacatgccaaaaaattgatatttggtatatatgcacccactatgggtatgtcaAACTTCCAaacgtgtatgcctatatgtcagaaataacatataggcatacacgatggagtttccagcgagcgatagagtgtccatcACTCGATGGTCATAACTACGCTCATTGGTCTTTAAAGCGCCAGCGCTAGTCAACTGTCACTCGTCGGTCTGATCATCGCTCAGTAGTTCCTCATCCAACGGCTACCATTTTtcccctctataaatacctaatttcaatctcatttcaacgcacaccagaatttctaaatctctctagaatttctcaatctccaactcttttcatcactcttccaattcctcATAGAGCATGGCTGATAATGTGAACATGGCTGAGTTCGTAGCAAACGAACATgctgccgaaaatcaaagagttgttaatcgtGCCAATGTGCAAAGTGAAATTAGGAGAAGGCAATTTAAGAGGCGAAAACCAAAATTCACTATTtgcggaagatgaatgtatttgcaggaattatatTTCTTTTACTGAGACTTTATCCGGAGATGCATTACATCCCCAAACATTTTGGCAAATGATTTTtgggaaatttcaagaacaaacaatgaacctCAACAATCGTGATGTTACAGAGTTGAGTCAGCGCTTCTCTACAATCAATCAGGAAGGTACTGGTATGTTGTTTTACTTTAGCAAGAAGGTCGAAACATGAGGATTGGTGAAAGCATGATGGAACTTCAACAACGGTCTCGTGCGGAGTATCGTCGCATCTACGAAAAAGACTTCGAATTTGGAAGTTGTTTCGAGATTTTAAGACACTTGTCCAAATATTGTctaatatttatgttttaatttcttaattgtccACTTAGTCTAAGTCAtaagttttaatatttgtttaaatGTGTTTCTGATTAAAATTTAAGATTGGATTAAGAAtaaaattaagcttaattttcaacAATACACGTCAAATTTTCGAATTCAAAATTCGAATTgatcattaatagtcattttacaagacataaaactagacaataataatttgaaaaataaaaataactagactttaaaaataaaaatttgggacaatgttcttcatcttgtttatcttcttcatttcacaaaacttccaatcaatgcgctcatgaacggaatctcctttgtttatcttcttctttggcttgaAATTTGTTTTGCCTTGATTTTACTTGCCTTGAACTTTTTTTTGCCTTTTCTTGGATGcggttttgacttggttaatatccaaaacttgaagactttTTTGCTtcttacctatttctttataattatcacatatcttcttaacggCACCTTCAAGCACTATTCCGGAAAAATCAAGTTATGTTGTCGAATCAAGTTGGGTTAATTGTGCCATTTGGAGAAAATAGAACaaataaattagattgagaaataGAGAATAGATTGAGAAAAAGAGAAACTCTTATGTAAAAAAATTGGGATAAGTTTTGTTTGAAAGTTACATAATTATAGCGATAAAGAACTAGCCGTTGGCGCTGTAGTCAATAACGATGGCGATACATTCCTTAACGTTGGCGGTAAAATCATTATCGCTGGCGTTTTCATGAATATCGCTCGCTAAAAAGTCTATCGCTCAGTGGTTTTTCCATAATGACACAATTGGTTTACCATGACACCTGATATGTCAAACACTCAAAACAGTTTTTTTGGCACGTGCATAGGAATAAACACTAGAACCAGTTATAGAAATGCCCGTCTCATGTTCAAATCTGTTTTCCAAACCATGTATTTAACCCAGCACCCTACTCTTGGATGGGTGCTCTTTAATTGAGTACAAAGAAGCCATTTCTGCTCAAAAAGATAAAGTGCTAAAGCAAGCCATCATTAGAGGAGCAAATAACCGAAATCAAAAAGATAATTAGACTCAATGGAGTGATGGACCACTAATAACACTAATTATATCTCCTCTATAGGGTAATAACCCTACTTATCGTAATGACATTTTGACTAATTATCGTTCAAATTATCCAATTTATATATCACGATATTCAAGCCTGGCTTGTGTACTCTTTTTACGTAACTTTTGACCGTTTTCTTCTGCTAAGTTAATGTTTTGACTTGAATATGACGCGACCGTAATCGTCCCTACCAATCAGGATGATCCAACGGTTCAGATTAATAAATGTAGGCCTCGCTATATTACGTGGCTCGGTCTAAATGGTTAATCATCATCGTACCTTGCAAGAAGATGAATCTGcgagattttcattttcatattgagAGATTTTAGTGATACCTCACTGTTTTGTTGCTTAGCGAGCTGGATTCTAGATACGGGCGTTCTGACAATCTAAACATCTTTGTTAATGGGAGTGATGGGTTTCCATTAGTATTCAAGGAGAAATGGAGAAGTACAGATTGCACTGCAAGTCAGATAAACAACTTTGACTAGAAAAATGAACAGATTGTGATGGTTAGTGTTGGGTTCAGATGAACATTTGAAGAAAGATCGGCTTCGATACTCATTTGGATTCAGATTCATCTTATGATTTGATTCAAAGTAGTTAAATGTGGTTTTAAagggcaaaaaaaaaagaaaagaaagggaaGTCTTTCGAGGAGTTTCAGTTACAAAATCAAAGACAACATTAACTGCATATTGTTTGTCGAAGTGGAGAGTAAATTAGGTGGATAAAGGGTTTGCTCGGAAACCAGTGGAGTGATATATAGATTCATGGTTTAAGATGATGGTTTTCTCGAAGTTGCAGAGGAAAAATTAAATCTTTTAATAGTATTACGGGGGTCCTTTTATCAGGATTTAATAAGGTTTGTTTATTAATGGAAATTGGAAGGAAATGAAGTTGTAGCATGTGATAATCTCAGTAACGTATTCCGTTTTCCAAGCTTTGTGACTGAAAATCGATACAAGAAAACCAGAGTTTTTATTTTATCAAGAGAATCAGTAACAGAGGAAACCCCCTGTTTTTTAGGGGTTTTCCTCTCTTATCTTCTCTTTTTAAATCGATACAAaaatttaaaaaaccaaaaaccccTGTTTTTTAGGTGCCAAGGGAAATGTGAAGTCTGAACTTAACATTTCAGATTGCTTGTTAGGAAACAGCTCATTATTGCTTATTTGCATCACTCCTCCACTGGATTTGCAATCAGGTATGTATATAAGGGTCTGTTTCATCTTCATTCTAAATGTAATCTTTAGTTAAATTCTCATCATATTCTACTTCTTACTTGGGTTTTGTTTTTTCTGATCTTCAGGTAATCTTCAAAAATCTCATTGATTTTACCTGCAGTTACAGTTCTTGATCAAAACCCATCAAGTTTCTTGTGttacatctctctctctctctcttgattattATCGTTAGAATTGAAACGCTTCTTTTAGGAAACTTCATCAAATACCCATTGAAACTCTGTCATCTTCTCTTTTTTCCCTtgcttttttcctttttattttatttcaagttCAACAGTAAAGTGAAAGTAGAGCACTTTTATTTCTCTATTGTTGTTTCTTGTGATAATAAAAAGGTGGTATTAGATAAATAAACCCTTTGATCTTGCCACTCATTAATTTCATTTGCTTCATATCCCATTCTCTCCCATCTCTCTCTGTAGGTGAATCAAATGTTTATGATCACTAATATGAGAGGAACAGCTGAAAATCAAATGTgctcatcttcatcttctagtTGTACTTGTTCTTTCTTCTCTATGAGTTTATTTAAACATAGCCAACTCTATTATGTTGCAATAGTTGTTTTATCTCTAGCCTTTACATGCTTTTCAAGATCTTCAATATTATccattctcttttctttttctgcattcaTTTTATCTTCTCATCTTCTGTTCAATTTCACAAAGAAAAAACCTAGTAATACAAGCAGCACTACACAAGAAAACGTATTAGAAATCGAGGAGGTTTACTTGGAACCAAATAAGAGAGTAGCTCAAGTTGGAGGAGGTCAGATTCATGATTATTTATTAAGTAAATCTTGTGATACATCGTCGGAAACGGAAAGTGGCGATCTTTCATCGAGCAGTGACGATTCCGATGTTGATTGGTCGTTCCGGCATTATGTGGGTCAGACTGCGATGTATTCCGATGATTCTATTTCAGACGACGAAAGCCTCATCGAAATCGAACTACCTGGTGGTCACTACATGGGTGCAAAAGAGGAACCAAGTTTTAATGAAGAGCCACAATTCAGTTTTGGAGTTATAGACGAACCGATTTTCAAATTTGGTGCTAAAGGAGAAACCAAATTTAGCAAGTACCAGAGCAATGTACCTGAATTATTTCAAGAATCAATCTTTAATCAAGAAGATCTTATGGAGCTATTTGCAGATATTAATGAGATGAATGAAGAGGAAaatttgattgagattgatatatctATGGGTTCCATCAAGTGTTCGAGGTTAGAGATTGCAGCTTGAAATTAATGTCCAATTTCTTTTATTTAACCCCTTGAAATGTTTTTACTCCAAATTAGTGTTAGGGTTTTTGGTTTCTTACATTTTGGAGGTATGGAAAGGTTGCCTTTGTTTGGTGAGGTGGTGTTGTGAAGTATTTTACTTTTTCATTGACCTCATTTTCTTGTAAGTCATATAGGATGCTTCTTAAAGGTATTTTTTTCACtccatgttctttttttttttttttaattaatgtaTGTACATAATTCTCAAGGTAATAAAGCTCCTAACTTTGTcaaattcttttcttctttttttagtttCATAGCTGAAGTAAAATAAAGACATACTTGGGAAAAAAATTCAGACCTGtgatacaaaaacacaaaattggtcaaaaagatcaAAACAGAAAATTTatgggtgaaatagattcttaGGTTTAGATATTGTTTATATAGTCAAAAATGAGAAAAATACTGTTCATTTAGCCAAAATGGATATTTGActcagaatattttttatttattaacctgAAGAGAGAATTATGTCCCTATCTTCTACAAATGTTTACTGGGATGGAGAAGAACAAAGAAATCTATAAAAAACAgagtacaacaacaacaacaaaaaatagaaTTAGTTTGCTCTGTTTTGCTCTGTTTTACGAGTTAATTGCAAGCAAAACAGAGTACTCAAACAGAGCAAAAAAACAGAGCACTAAAACAGAGTaaaaaacagagcaaaacagAGCTTGTACAACAAAATACAGAGTACGTAAAACAGAGCTTGTACAACATTCAACCCTTGTAACTGCAAAATCCTTCCAGCTTCCCTGTAAGCAGTTACAAGACCACCTGCAGTTCACTGCCTTCTCTGCCAGGCCAAGTGCTATCAACAACTCCAGTCAAAATGGCTAAGCCTTTAACACCTTCAAGAACTGCTGAAGGTATTGATCTCACAGGTTTCAATCGAGCAGCCTATCCATTTAAGAGTAATTTAGTAAACTTAAATTGCCATTATTCTCCATTAACCAATACCTTTCACCCCATCAAAGTATACTTATGCTTCATATTTTAACTGCCATGAACCATCGTTTGATGAGGTTTTATAGGTCACAGGGTCCACAACTTGACTAAACCTTCAAAAAAGCAGCCCATGGAAAATGCCCAAGGGAGCCCTTTAGGATGATGTAGATctttttcattcaataaaatgaaGAGGCAATGTACTGTGTCAACTATCAACACATGTTCAGTATAAACAATTACCTAGGTAAAGACGCATGTTGTCTCTGAAGTGGAGGAGTGCTTCTCTCACCGCTTTTACCATAATGCTCCTCCAAATGAAGCTAGTTTGATCTGCACCATTCAGGTATTCCTGAAGCATTTGGGGATGATACTCCAATATCTGTTGATTTTAAGAAAATAGTTATATTACAAAGCATCTATTAAATGAAAGATGTAAAATAATTGAGATCAAGCTGTTCAGATACCTCTCGGTAAATTAATTCTCGTACATCTTCCTTCGACAATTTCGTCctttcaaactcaaactcaaatttTGAGATGGGTTGCGTTGATGGTTCACGATCCATATTTgccaaatcatgaaaatatggaTCAGCTAATGCCTGTGATTACAAccaagagttaaaaaaaaaaagcatataaATAATTTGGATGATACGTTTTTTCAATTCAAGGAATCAACTTTGTTATACATATTGAAATATATCGGTTATAAAATCTGACTTCTTCAGCAGTTTAGTATAAGATGAAACcgttttcatcctagtttaaaatgggtgaaaccaaattcaacccaatttagtataggatgaaaaCCAATTGCATggtagtttaaaatgggtgaaaccaaattcaacccaatttagtgtaggatgaaacccagtttcatccttgtttatttattattatttttttgggggggggaCTGGTTTTAATGACTgcagatttagggtttggaaattgAAGGTGTTAGAATGAGACTAAAGCTTTAAaactaaatgggtttgttcctaggacCTTAACAGAGCTGGTAATGGTTTcttttcgaccagaattggctagatatTCAGGATTTCATGAAAACGGATTtttgtgttttggcgggaaaatgtgttCTTCAAAGGCCAGATTAGGGTTCGGATTTTGGAAGAGTTGcgacgagattcaatcgctggattttttttttgattggccTTTAAGGgaaaacagggatggtaagtcACCCAGATTCTATCAAATAGGGATGAATTCTCGGTTTGAAGAAAACATAGGTGgagatattttcaagattctgTTGGTGCTATTTTTGGAAGATACGTATTGATTTGGACCAGATATTGTTGTTGGATTATATTCTTCGTTGGTTAGAAGATTTCGGGAGAGTTATAAacaagaaagaatacgtgtgagaAGAAACAGGGGTCTCGGGTTTCTATTATTCTTCCACGAGTCACCCGAGTTATTTTTGGGAGTTTCATGAACTAACAACACGTTTGACTCTGTCCAGAATATGTTGATAACAAGTTTGGAGGTACTGGAGTTGCAAACCACAAGCAGAGGCGTGAAATAGAAAaagataagaaattattctccTAACTCTCTGGAAAAGGAAAGAAGATTACTTTGAGTTATTACGGATGATTTTTTggtcctgttgggtataaaacATAAGTTGGGAAAGAGAGGTTACAAAaattcttcctcctgctgctcaACCAAGAACAAATGCCTGCAAGAGACAATTGCAGAAATTGTCGTTAATCAACCACAGAAGCACTGTATCGTATATAGTTTGGTTGCAGTGGGTCTTTCACAATTGAACTATTGCAACAACTTAGTGGTTAAACATCTTTAGCAACTGAAAATCAATGTAAGTTATTTTAATTactttttgaatacaatgaatAATCAATTTTTCTCAAATTCTCaattcatgagtagctaaatttcttttctagggttttggaagaagttGTATTCGATGTGtaaattttagtaattatttccTTTGACATATCTACTCCAATATTGTTCTTTTAATTTGTCTAAATAATTTCTCTTCTTATTATGCTTCGGTTGGGTAGTTTAAGTtgccgatcttttataagcgaaggaaaattaggccttagaATAGCGAAGAGAGTCATAAAAAGAGCTTGTAATGTTATATgttccaaagcatgagattgggttcgaaattGTTTTGAGTAAAATAGGAGTACTTTTTCAAAGAAATTGTTATTGAGTTTACATCATAAGttgtagtggaatccaaaaccctggGCTTATCTCTGCTCGGTAAACATAAATTAAttggtttttgagtattttgtccGAGAATCGATCCTTCTACCTACCAATTGTAAAATTGCATCAATAAGTTGTGAACAAATTTGTATAATCTTCATTGACACTTTGaccataataagatgatcaagtcccTAGTACTataatttcatatatataacttcacatgttatgttttcaatttaaacgacttgaaagtaacatAAATAGAAATGGAAataagtcaagtcttgtattaccaacctcaagtagaaggatttCGTTGATTTTGATGCGTCTTCAGATTCtttaggtcttcagagtaatacctgtatgtctcaacatttttagacttcctagtctaacctaataaAGTTGACTCTGGTAATCTAATCAAGTGACTTTGAATTTTGAAACTAAAATGTGAAAACCAACATTGACAtacgtgttagagcactgctcggtcgaactcgcaagcgttgctatctcaagcttgttttccaagtttagttgccaaaactataagtcttgatttctagtctacttatagctatatcgcggattaggatagaatgtgtagttgatctttcacgacgttcatcgattgaagacgaggaactactaaggggaacttatggaacttcatcaaaaaaagttatgtggagacttaaactcatatatcactcagaagtctatttctattatatcctattgagacaaaagtcgtatagctatataggatttattctatacacatttgatattacgAGCTGATTTTAACTTGcttatatatttatcgaaatatgtgttggtaagctttcgatttaaccaagttcatcttttattcttgacgaaagtcaaaagatgatcatgtgaaaatcgcatggtaacatcttacatgatttgtgtgggaCAGTTATTTGATatggactcagaatgtttcgtattgatctattgatcacttgaaaattactttgaagctaatagtttgtgtgagatagctattcttgtcttctaagaatgtttcaatgatttatagtggagtttagaacgattaaccattgattggatatatcatagtatgcgtacttgtatgctaactgttgcaagttactccaagttcgggaactatagtatgcatacccgtagcgtactggttttacaattgaagtacgggaacttagtatgcgtaccagtatgcgtactggcttaatAGTTTAAGTCCGAGAtttcagtatgcgtacccgtttgcatactaaatcaactgagtttggtcgtgaacgacagtatgcatacccgttcgcatactggtggaCAAACCAAGTTCAGaaatctaagtatgcgtaccgatttgcatacttgagtggggtaagttctaaaataggtttgttcatgaacaagtaCATTTATATaatgaggaatgcaatcttttgcaaaccatagctataattttcatgaatttattcaagtgaatcaaaatcgattttgcttcaattgtgtcttgtatacttatatgagaatataaacaattgaacaactctataactagtttcatttgagtaatttgaactagttgtgataaagatgaacaaggttgatatgaaagtgttcatagggataacttcggttaact includes the following:
- the LOC113288168 gene encoding uncharacterized protein LOC113288168 is translated as MFMITNMRGTAENQMCSSSSSSCTCSFFSMSLFKHSQLYYVAIVVLSLAFTCFSRSSILSILFSFSAFILSSHLLFNFTKKKPSNTSSTTQENVLEIEEVYLEPNKRVAQVGGGQIHDYLLSKSCDTSSETESGDLSSSSDDSDVDWSFRHYVGQTAMYSDDSISDDESLIEIELPGGHYMGAKEEPSFNEEPQFSFGVIDEPIFKFGAKGETKFSKYQSNVPELFQESIFNQEDLMELFADINEMNEEENLIEIDISMGSIKCSRLEIAA